In Kineococcus rhizosphaerae, the following proteins share a genomic window:
- a CDS encoding TadE/TadG family type IV pilus assembly protein, with translation MRVRRRRHRLQLNDRGSAALEMAFVAPVFLLLVFFGIQVGLWAYGRSVALAAAREGVAQLRVVPDPQVAAQADPVVRRHVEQFATTIGRESLLDPRAVTAWSADQSSVTVTVTGHVISLVPGLDLSTTQHAAGTLERFGSAR, from the coding sequence GTGCGCGTCCGTCGCCGTCGGCACCGCCTGCAGCTGAACGACCGGGGTTCGGCGGCCCTGGAGATGGCGTTCGTCGCCCCGGTGTTCCTGCTGCTGGTGTTCTTCGGGATCCAGGTGGGGTTGTGGGCCTACGGGCGCTCGGTCGCCCTGGCCGCCGCGCGCGAGGGCGTCGCGCAGCTGCGCGTCGTGCCCGACCCGCAGGTGGCGGCCCAGGCCGACCCCGTCGTGCGCCGGCACGTCGAGCAGTTCGCGACGACGATCGGCCGCGAGTCCCTCCTGGACCCGCGGGCGGTCACGGCGTGGAGCGCGGACCAGAGCTCCGTCACGGTCACCGTGACCGGGCACGTCATCAGCCTCGTGCCCGGCCTGGACCTGTCCACGACCCAGCACGCCGCGGGCACGCTGGAGCGGTTCGGGAGCGCCCGGTGA
- a CDS encoding TadE/TadG family type IV pilus assembly protein, producing the protein MTRRDEGSIALEFTLVAPALLLLILLLLAYARVTDVSATLDTGVRDAARAATTSRDPAAARTRAFAVVRAAVGPGNCADSLTVPPLAEFTPGRAVTVTARCTYSVADLGLPGLPGSFTVTSSFSSPLDPNREVS; encoded by the coding sequence GTGACCCGCCGCGACGAGGGGTCGATCGCCCTGGAGTTCACGCTCGTCGCCCCGGCGCTCCTGCTGCTGATCCTGCTGCTGCTCGCCTACGCCCGGGTCACGGACGTGTCGGCGACCCTGGACACCGGGGTGCGCGACGCGGCCCGCGCGGCCACGACCTCGCGCGACCCCGCCGCGGCCCGCACCCGGGCGTTCGCCGTGGTGCGGGCCGCGGTCGGGCCGGGCAACTGCGCCGACAGCCTCACGGTCCCGCCCCTCGCGGAGTTCACCCCGGGCCGGGCCGTCACGGTCACGGCCCGGTGCACGTACTCGGTCGCCGACCTCGGGCTGCCCGGTCTGCCCGGTTCGTTCACGGTGACGAGTTCGTTCTCCTCACCCCTGGACCCCAACCGGGAGGTGTCGTGA
- a CDS encoding pilus assembly protein TadG-related protein: MKPRDEGSIAPAVPVLALVLLLLAGLVVDASRQLTERGRAVAYAEEAARAGAAAIELDAPDLELLPDEQVAARVNAYCGAAAAAGAPLVDPGNCFRGTTRTGDPQARRIVVQTHVELVQPTTLLGIVGVRELRASGDGRARPFEGTREEDAS, translated from the coding sequence GTGAAACCCCGCGACGAGGGGTCGATCGCCCCTGCGGTGCCGGTGCTCGCCCTGGTGCTGCTGCTGCTCGCCGGGCTCGTCGTCGACGCCTCCCGGCAGCTGACCGAACGCGGGCGGGCGGTCGCCTACGCCGAGGAGGCCGCCCGTGCCGGGGCGGCGGCCATCGAGCTCGACGCCCCCGACCTGGAACTCCTGCCCGACGAGCAGGTGGCCGCACGCGTCAACGCCTACTGCGGCGCCGCCGCGGCCGCGGGCGCCCCCCTCGTCGACCCGGGGAACTGCTTCCGCGGCACGACGCGGACCGGTGACCCGCAGGCCCGCCGGATCGTCGTGCAGACGCACGTGGAACTGGTGCAACCCACGACCCTCCTCGGGATCGTCGGGGTGCGCGAACTGCGGGCCTCCGGTGACGGCCGGGCCCGACCCTTCGAAGGAACCCGAGAGGAGGACGCCTCGTGA
- a CDS encoding LysM peptidoglycan-binding domain-containing protein, translated as MSTLTPARTPRPASRLPRAPLTPRERAGEVVRGLVAAAVLLAVLVGVPWALVALVGDPLPTTAPTLGWLDAELSASAVLDVLAVVLWVLWGHFVVCVLAEFRAWAVGARSGTVPFGGANQLFAQRLVAAVLLLASGAVWVPGTGTAVSAVPVAASVPAATAGAEAGAARSAPVPADPTDLAHPASPGNSGNSGNSGNSGNSGNSGNPGNSGNSGNPGNSGNSTTAPDPLAGTVTYVVHPPQGRYHDCLWDIAQRTLGDPLRYQEIFELNEDRVQADGSRLVDADLIRPGWVLLLPADAVGGQAGVQAPAVRVADAPAVDPGWAVTATSGAPTAAAAEVQPDDQADARADETGARAVLSGGLLLAGVLVALRRPAVARGATEPELPGADPARAAFLDRALRHLSAGRAAASLPLPEVVVAHLSADELVLHLGTHLSGAAAEPPAPWTVLPGGAWRVGRADLPAEDDAVVAGAAAPFPALVDVAVHGDHEILLDLESAPGVVALGGDADVARDVVTSMAVELATNSWSDGVEVHLVGFGDDLSVLSPDTVRSHAVLDDLLDRLEREPRPVGDRLLAGRADRRADRVRPVLVAVSGTPTEVQAQRLHALTSTGRTPVAVVCVGDLPSASWRFAVDPAGHLDLGVLGLRGTARRLTREQYEPWLTGLQNP; from the coding sequence GTGAGCACCCTCACCCCGGCGAGGACCCCTCGTCCCGCCTCCCGGTTGCCCCGCGCACCCCTCACCCCGCGCGAGCGGGCGGGCGAGGTCGTGCGGGGTCTGGTGGCCGCCGCGGTCCTGCTCGCGGTGCTCGTCGGCGTCCCCTGGGCCCTGGTCGCCCTCGTCGGCGACCCGCTGCCCACGACCGCGCCCACCCTCGGCTGGCTGGACGCGGAACTGTCCGCGTCCGCGGTGCTCGACGTGCTCGCCGTCGTCCTGTGGGTGCTGTGGGGGCACTTCGTCGTCTGCGTCCTGGCCGAGTTCCGGGCCTGGGCCGTCGGGGCGCGCTCGGGGACGGTGCCGTTCGGCGGCGCGAACCAGCTCTTCGCCCAGCGCCTCGTGGCCGCGGTGCTGCTCCTGGCCTCCGGTGCGGTGTGGGTCCCGGGCACGGGGACGGCGGTCAGCGCCGTCCCCGTCGCGGCCAGCGTCCCCGCGGCGACCGCGGGCGCCGAGGCCGGCGCGGCCCGCAGCGCACCGGTGCCCGCGGACCCCACGGACCTCGCGCACCCCGCGAGTCCCGGGAACTCCGGGAACTCCGGGAACTCCGGGAACTCCGGGAACTCCGGGAACTCCGGGAACCCCGGGAACTCCGGGAACTCCGGGAACCCCGGGAACTCCGGGAACTCGACCACCGCACCCGACCCCCTCGCCGGGACCGTCACGTACGTCGTGCACCCGCCGCAGGGTCGCTACCACGACTGCCTCTGGGACATCGCCCAGCGCACCCTCGGCGACCCGCTGCGGTACCAGGAGATCTTCGAGCTGAACGAGGACCGGGTCCAGGCCGACGGCTCGCGGCTCGTGGACGCCGACCTGATCCGCCCGGGGTGGGTCCTGCTGCTGCCGGCCGACGCGGTCGGCGGGCAGGCCGGGGTCCAGGCCCCCGCGGTGCGGGTGGCCGACGCCCCCGCCGTCGACCCGGGGTGGGCGGTGACCGCGACGAGCGGGGCGCCCACCGCGGCTGCAGCCGAGGTCCAGCCCGACGACCAGGCCGACGCCCGGGCCGACGAGACGGGCGCCCGGGCGGTGCTCAGCGGCGGTCTCCTCCTCGCCGGTGTCCTCGTCGCCCTGCGCCGCCCCGCGGTGGCCCGCGGTGCGACGGAGCCGGAACTGCCCGGAGCCGACCCCGCCCGCGCGGCGTTCCTCGACCGCGCGCTGCGGCACCTGAGCGCCGGCCGCGCCGCAGCGAGCCTGCCGCTGCCCGAGGTCGTCGTCGCGCACCTGTCGGCCGACGAACTCGTCCTGCACCTCGGCACCCACCTGAGCGGTGCCGCCGCCGAACCGCCGGCGCCCTGGACGGTGCTGCCCGGGGGCGCCTGGCGGGTCGGGCGCGCCGACCTGCCCGCCGAGGACGACGCGGTGGTCGCGGGGGCCGCGGCGCCCTTCCCCGCGCTGGTCGACGTGGCGGTCCACGGGGACCACGAGATCCTCCTCGACCTCGAGAGCGCCCCGGGGGTCGTCGCGCTCGGCGGCGACGCCGACGTCGCCCGGGACGTGGTGACGTCGATGGCCGTCGAACTCGCCACGAACTCCTGGTCGGACGGCGTCGAGGTCCACCTCGTGGGTTTCGGGGACGACCTGTCGGTGCTGTCCCCGGACACCGTGCGTTCGCACGCGGTGCTCGACGACCTCCTGGACCGGCTCGAACGAGAACCCCGCCCGGTCGGCGACCGCCTGCTGGCCGGTCGCGCCGACCGCAGGGCCGACCGGGTCCGCCCGGTCCTGGTCGCCGTCTCGGGAACTCCCACCGAGGTGCAGGCGCAGCGTCTGCACGCCCTGACGTCGACCGGGCGGACGCCCGTCGCGGTGGTCTGCGTCGGGGACCTGCCGAGCGCGAGCTGGCGCTTCGCCGTGGACCCCGCCGGTCACCTCGACCTCGGGGTGCTCGGGCTGCGGGGGACCGCGCGCCGGCTCACGCGCGAGCAGTACGAACCCTGGCTCACGGGTCTGCAGAACCCCTGA
- a CDS encoding WXG100 family type VII secretion target → MANLNVTYDDMRSAATNLEHGKAEIADKLSRLKALVDSLVSGGYVTDRSSVAFKDSYDEFNTGITQVLEGLSGMSGYLNSAAQTLSDADSQLAASLGR, encoded by the coding sequence ATGGCGAACCTGAACGTCACCTACGACGACATGCGCAGCGCGGCGACGAACCTGGAGCACGGCAAGGCCGAGATCGCCGACAAGCTGTCGCGGCTCAAGGCCCTCGTCGACTCCCTCGTGTCCGGCGGCTACGTCACCGACCGGTCCTCGGTCGCGTTCAAGGACTCCTACGACGAGTTCAACACCGGGATCACCCAGGTCCTCGAAGGCCTGTCCGGGATGTCCGGTTACCTGAACAGCGCCGCCCAGACGCTGTCCGACGCCGACTCCCAGCTCGCCGCGAGCCTGGGCCGCTGA